Genomic window (Bacillus pumilus):
TGACCAAATTTTATATTTAGTCATTCATCTATGGGAGGAAAACAGCAATGAATTTAATTCGGAATCAATGGAAAGACATTGTGACGAGCAAAAAACTACTGATCCCGATTTTAGCTGTCTTATTTATTCCACTGATTTATAGTGGTGTATTTTTAAAGGCGTATTGGGATCCATATGGTACAGTTGATCAATTACCTGTAGCGGTTGTCAACTTGGATGAAGGTAGTCATTATGACGGCAAAAACCTTCAAGTGGGCGATGATTTAGTGAAGGAATTGAAAAAGAACGATAATTTTAAATGGCACTTTGTTAATAGTGAAGAAAAGGCCATCAAGGGATTAAATAACGAGGACTATTATCTCGTTGTCGAGATTCCAAAAGATTTCTCGAAAAATGCGAGTACAGTGCTAGACAAACATCCGAAAAAATCGAATCTGAAATATTATACGAATCCAGGCGCAAACTATGCTGCGTCACAAATTGCGAATAATGCCATTATCAAATTAAAAGATTCGGTTTCAAAGGAAGTCACAGAAAATTATGCAGAGGTCATCTTTGATAACTTCAAAACGATTGCCAAAGGGTTAGATCAAGCAAGCGATGGTGCGAAGAAAATTGATGACGGAACAAAAAGCGCAAAAGATGGCAGTCAAAAGTTAAAAGACAATCTGGCGAAATTGGCTGAAGGTACGTTAACCTATAGCGAAGGTGTTCATCAGTTCGCAGGGAAAATGGGTGAACTGAACACAGGCATACAGTCTTTAGACAGTGGACTTGGTCAGCTTTTAACAGGCTATCAAACCATTGATCAGAAATTTGGAGAGCTTGGTTCAGGAATTGATACATTAACCGAAGGATTAAACACAAGCCGAGAAGGACATCAGCAGCTCGCTTCTAAAATGCCGCAATTCACAGCAGGCATTGAACAGCTAAACAACAAAGCACAATCCTTTTCAGAAAAAATTGCAGCAGTGGAAAAAGTCTTATCGTCACCAGAATTAGCGAATCTTGAAAAGATGGCGCCTAAACTCGATCAGGTGAAAAAAGACGCAAAAACATTCAGTACAAAACTTGCTTCATTAAAAGAGGCATTATCGAATCGAGATGCTAAAGTAAAAAGCATTATTCAAAACAGCTCCATGACAGATGAAGAGAAAAAGGCGGCAATGGATCAGCTTAATAGTCTGCCTACAATTGAACTGCCTGATCTGTCTGGACTCGAACAAAGCTTAGCAGCCTTGCAGGAACTGCCTGATGCAAGTGAGGTTCAATCTGCGGTAGCTTCGGCAAAAGAACAGCTGCAGCAAGTCAAACAGCTGCCTAAGAAAACAGAACAGCTGTATACATCTACAGTCGCAATACAAAATGCAATCGACCAAATGACATCTGGTACGAATAAATTATATCAAGGAGCGTTAAAGCTTCAAACAGGTCAAGGCCAATTACAAGATGGTCTGCAAACAGCAAATGGAAAGCTTGATACGGCGAAAAGCGGAGCGGATAAGCTTGCAAATGGATCAAGCCAGCTGAGCGCAGCGTTAAATAAGCTGGAAAGTGGTTCAACAAGTATCCAAAGCAATACATCTAAGCTTGCCGAAGGCTCAAAATCGCTTGATAAAGGATTGGGAGATTTAAAGAGCGGTACAGGGAAGCTGTCTAACAAATTGAAAAGCGCCGCTGATGACACAGGAGAAATTGACGCGGGGCAAGACAATTACAATATGATTGCAAATCCAGTGAAAACAGAAAATGATACAGCGAAAAAGATTGATAATTATGGAACAGGACTCACGCCGTATATTTTATCGATGGGACTCTTTGTTGGGGCTCTCATGCTCACCGTTGTCTTCCCAATGAAAGACCCCGCCGGACGACCTAGAAATGCGTTTGAATGGTTTGTCAGCAAATATAGTGTGCTCCTGCTTGTTGGTATCCTGCAAGCAGTCATTGCAAGCTCCATGCTCATCTTTGGGCTTGGTCTTGAGGTAGAAAGCCTCTGGCGCTTCTATCTCTTTGCGATCATTGTCAGCTTGACATTCTTAGCAATTATTCAGCTTCTAGCAACAACAATGGGGAACCCGGGACGCTTCATTGCCGTCATTATCTTGGTTCTTCAGCTCGCAGCAAGTGCTGGTACATTTCCACTCGAGCTTGTGCCGAAATTCTTCCAAGTCATTCATAGTCTGCTGCCAATGACGTATACCATCAATGGCTTTAGAACGATCATTGCAAGCGGTGATGACAGTTATTTATGGCACCAAGCAGCGATTTTAGGAACAGTTGCAATCATCATGATGGCCGCAACTACCGCATACTTTGCTTGGAACGTAAGAAAAATGAAACAAGAAGAAGCTTAATCAATGAATCCTTTCTCTTCATAGAGAAAGGATTTTTTAGTAGAAATTAGACATCACGAACACGAAGCGATATATTTTAAGAAGAGATGCTGAAAAAGGCATACATGGTAGGAATTGCTTTCAGACAAAGGAGGAAATGCCGAATGACAACTGAAATAAAAGAAACTGTGCAGCTAATTCAAAAGCTCGTCTCGATTCCAAGTCCATCAGGAAATACAGAAAAGGTAATCGGCTTTGTTGAACGTTTTTTACATGATTTGAATGTTGAGACAAAACGAAATCGAAAAGGCGGCTTAATTGCCACAATCAAAGGAACAAATGACAAGGAACATCGTATGCTGACAGCACATGTCGATACGCTCGGTGCGATGGTAAAGGAAATTAAATCAAATGGGCGGCTGCGTCTTGCACTCATTGGCGGCTTTCAGTATAACTCGATCGAAGGCGAATATTGTGAAATTGAAACCGTATCAGGCCATACATACACAGGAACCATTCTGATGCATCAGACGTCAGTTCATGTCTATGCGGATGCTGGAAAAGCAAAGCGAAACCAAGAGAATATGGAGATCCGTCTCGATGAAAAGGTGAAAGATGCAGACGATGTCAAAGCACTTGGCATTCAAGTAGGAGACTTTATCTCGTTTGACCCAAGAGTGGAAGTGACGTCTTCAGGTTTTATTAAATCAAGACATCTTGATGACAAGGCAAGCGTGGCGCTCCTGCTGCGACTTATTCACCGTATTCAAAAGGAAAACATCACATTGCCGCATACGACGCACTTCTTAATTTCTAATAATGAAGAGATTGGCTACGGAGGTAACTCCAACATTCCAGAAGAAACGGTGGAATACCTCGCTGTTGATATGGGGGCTATCGGCGATGGCCAATCGACAGATGAATACAGTGTATCTATTTGTGTGAAAGATTCAAGCGGTCCTTATCATTATGGATTACGCAAGCATTTAGCCGCATTAGCAGAAGAGAATCACATTGATTATCGTCTCGATATTTATCCTTATTACGGTTCTGATGCATCAGCAGCGATAAGAGCAGGGTATGATATTATTCATGGACTGATTGGCCCTGGCATAGATTCCTCGCATGCTTTTGAAAGAACACATGAAGATTCTCTCGATCATACAGCGAATCTCCTTTATCACTATGTTCAATCAGCATTAATCAAGGCATAAAAAAAGAACCCCATCTATCGGGGTTCTTTTTGGTTAGCTTGAAAGCTGTGTCGGTTCAGGTACATCTTGTCCAGTCATCACGCGATGTCCTTTTTCAGGGTCATATTGACCTTCCCATTTAGACATCACGACAGCTGCAAGTGCATTTCCTGTTAAGTTGACAACCGTGCGCGCCATATCCATGATACGGTCCACACCAGCAATAAATGCAAGACCCTCGGCAGGTACACCGATTGTTCCTAATGTGGCAAGTAATACAACAAAGGACGTACCAGGAACGGCAGCCATACCTTTAGATGTTACCATCAGCACAAGAATAAGTGTGAGCTGCTGGACGATCGTCAGGTCAATGCCGTATACCTGTGCAAGGAATAGCGCAGCGATGGCTTGGTACAAGACAGAGCCGTCCAGGTTAAATGTATAACCGATTGGGATAACGAAAGAAACAATTCCCTTTGGACACCCGATGCGCTCCATTTTATCCATGACTCTTGGTAAAACTGTTTCAGAGCTGGATGTACTAAAGGCTAGAAGCATTTCGTCTTTCATGTAAGCAAGAAATCTGAAAATATTGACGCCAATCATCTTTCCAATCATTCCGAATACAACGATAAGGAAGAGAGCGAGCGCAAAATAAACAAGACCTACGAGCTTACCTAATGAAATAAGAGATTCAAGACCAAATTTTGATACGGTCACACCAATGAGTGCGAAGACACCAAATGGTGCAGCTTTCATTACAACATTGACGACATGGAACATGGCGTGTGATACACCCTCGAAGAAGGCGAGTACAGGTTTACCGCGTTCACCAATGGCTGAAACGCCGAGTGCAAACAGCACAGTGAAGAAAATAATCGCAAGCAAATCACCTTCCGCCAATGATTGGAAGAAGTTCGTCGGAACGATATGAAGGAACGTATCAGCAACTGATTTGCTGCTTTGTTCTTTTTCCGTTTCAACATACTGGCTAATATCTTGTTTTTCCGTATGACCAAAGTCAACGCCTGCACCAGGTTGTACAAAGTTTGCAAGCACGAGACCAAGGATAATCGCAAATGTTGTAATGATTTCAAAATAAAGAATGGTTCTAAAACCAAGCTTCCCTACCTTTTTACCATCACCTGCACCTGCTACCCCTAGAATTAAGCTCGAAACGACAATTGGTATGACAATCATCTTAATGAGCCTTAAGAAGAAGTCTCCGATTGGTTTTAAGTATGTCTCAACGCCTGGGTTACCAAAAAAGATTGCCCCAACAACGACACCGAGAATAAGACCGATTAGGATTTGAGTAGCTAATCCAAATTTTAATTTTTTCATAGATTTCCTCCCTGACATATTTCATTAAAGGAATATTCCCATCATATTAAGTTTTAATATATGAATTAAAGTATAACTAAA
Coding sequences:
- a CDS encoding YhgE/Pip domain-containing protein; translated protein: MNLIRNQWKDIVTSKKLLIPILAVLFIPLIYSGVFLKAYWDPYGTVDQLPVAVVNLDEGSHYDGKNLQVGDDLVKELKKNDNFKWHFVNSEEKAIKGLNNEDYYLVVEIPKDFSKNASTVLDKHPKKSNLKYYTNPGANYAASQIANNAIIKLKDSVSKEVTENYAEVIFDNFKTIAKGLDQASDGAKKIDDGTKSAKDGSQKLKDNLAKLAEGTLTYSEGVHQFAGKMGELNTGIQSLDSGLGQLLTGYQTIDQKFGELGSGIDTLTEGLNTSREGHQQLASKMPQFTAGIEQLNNKAQSFSEKIAAVEKVLSSPELANLEKMAPKLDQVKKDAKTFSTKLASLKEALSNRDAKVKSIIQNSSMTDEEKKAAMDQLNSLPTIELPDLSGLEQSLAALQELPDASEVQSAVASAKEQLQQVKQLPKKTEQLYTSTVAIQNAIDQMTSGTNKLYQGALKLQTGQGQLQDGLQTANGKLDTAKSGADKLANGSSQLSAALNKLESGSTSIQSNTSKLAEGSKSLDKGLGDLKSGTGKLSNKLKSAADDTGEIDAGQDNYNMIANPVKTENDTAKKIDNYGTGLTPYILSMGLFVGALMLTVVFPMKDPAGRPRNAFEWFVSKYSVLLLVGILQAVIASSMLIFGLGLEVESLWRFYLFAIIVSLTFLAIIQLLATTMGNPGRFIAVIILVLQLAASAGTFPLELVPKFFQVIHSLLPMTYTINGFRTIIASGDDSYLWHQAAILGTVAIIMMAATTAYFAWNVRKMKQEEA
- a CDS encoding M42 family metallopeptidase, with amino-acid sequence MTTEIKETVQLIQKLVSIPSPSGNTEKVIGFVERFLHDLNVETKRNRKGGLIATIKGTNDKEHRMLTAHVDTLGAMVKEIKSNGRLRLALIGGFQYNSIEGEYCEIETVSGHTYTGTILMHQTSVHVYADAGKAKRNQENMEIRLDEKVKDADDVKALGIQVGDFISFDPRVEVTSSGFIKSRHLDDKASVALLLRLIHRIQKENITLPHTTHFLISNNEEIGYGGNSNIPEETVEYLAVDMGAIGDGQSTDEYSVSICVKDSSGPYHYGLRKHLAALAEENHIDYRLDIYPYYGSDASAAIRAGYDIIHGLIGPGIDSSHAFERTHEDSLDHTANLLYHYVQSALIKA
- a CDS encoding cation:dicarboxylate symporter family transporter, which encodes MKKLKFGLATQILIGLILGVVVGAIFFGNPGVETYLKPIGDFFLRLIKMIVIPIVVSSLILGVAGAGDGKKVGKLGFRTILYFEIITTFAIILGLVLANFVQPGAGVDFGHTEKQDISQYVETEKEQSSKSVADTFLHIVPTNFFQSLAEGDLLAIIFFTVLFALGVSAIGERGKPVLAFFEGVSHAMFHVVNVVMKAAPFGVFALIGVTVSKFGLESLISLGKLVGLVYFALALFLIVVFGMIGKMIGVNIFRFLAYMKDEMLLAFSTSSSETVLPRVMDKMERIGCPKGIVSFVIPIGYTFNLDGSVLYQAIAALFLAQVYGIDLTIVQQLTLILVLMVTSKGMAAVPGTSFVVLLATLGTIGVPAEGLAFIAGVDRIMDMARTVVNLTGNALAAVVMSKWEGQYDPEKGHRVMTGQDVPEPTQLSS